Proteins from a genomic interval of Sphingobacterium sp. SYP-B4668:
- a CDS encoding FadR/GntR family transcriptional regulator yields MNEEKLQGIRPIENMTQVDRIEMNLHEYFRNENFAPGDSIPKEIELAEAMGVSRTAMREALTRFKTLGIIESRKNRGMIITQPDVLQNMNRVLNPRLLNQETMQDFFELRLVIEMGIADLLFVRRTDEDLKKLETIIAKEQSAVNKNERLKFDIEFHSMLYQISGNNTIERFQKILMPIFDYMNNGLHIRSQEENEDYVSHKVLLNILRNGTAEEFRVNMHKHLMQYFEQIK; encoded by the coding sequence ATGAATGAGGAAAAACTACAAGGCATTAGGCCTATCGAAAACATGACTCAGGTCGACAGGATCGAAATGAATCTCCATGAATATTTTCGCAACGAAAATTTTGCTCCAGGAGATTCCATACCAAAAGAAATCGAACTGGCAGAAGCTATGGGTGTAAGCCGAACGGCAATGCGCGAAGCATTGACCCGTTTTAAGACACTTGGTATCATCGAATCGCGTAAGAATCGAGGAATGATTATCACACAACCTGATGTATTGCAGAATATGAACAGGGTGCTCAATCCCCGCCTATTGAATCAAGAAACCATGCAGGACTTTTTTGAACTGCGTTTGGTTATTGAAATGGGTATTGCAGACTTACTATTCGTCCGTCGAACGGACGAAGATCTCAAGAAGCTTGAAACTATTATAGCAAAGGAACAATCTGCCGTCAATAAAAATGAGAGGCTAAAATTCGATATAGAATTCCACTCGATGCTATATCAGATATCAGGCAACAATACCATTGAGCGTTTCCAAAAGATACTAATGCCTATATTTGATTACATGAACAATGGCCTTCACATTCGGAGTCAAGAGGAAAATGAGGATTACGTCTCCCACAAAGTACTTTTGAATATCCTGCGCAACGGTACTGCAGAAGAATTTCGGGTGAACATGCATAAGCACCTTATGCAATACTTCGAACAAATAAAATAA
- a CDS encoding sialidase family protein — translation MRKSLLVLGIAALSFISCRSSSTTAQETSTSINNVVLKLAPSSTNPRNSEGSFVTLKDGRILFVYSHYTSGNGGDHDPAYLAGRYSSDGGRTWSATDETIIEQEGEMNVMSVSLLRLKNNQIALFYLKKNSTEDCIPLVRFSDDEAKTWSEPVTCITDKKGYFVLNNDRVIQLGSGRLLMAVALHQQPGVKWSDRAQLYSYYSDDNGKTWMAGAEVPSPEDIVTQEPGVVELKDGKIMMFIRASGGAQLVSYSDDKGKSWSRAVPYNLQSPLSPASIERIPSTGDLFAVWNNNDGTNPEIKDERTPLTIAVSKDDGKTWQHIKNLETDPDGWYCYMAIHFDKENVLLAYCAGSQMQKTHLAVTDVALIDLATVYKD, via the coding sequence ATGAGAAAAAGTCTACTTGTGCTGGGCATAGCCGCACTCAGTTTTATTAGTTGTCGATCATCGTCTACCACTGCTCAAGAAACATCTACAAGCATCAATAATGTCGTGTTAAAATTAGCCCCCAGTTCAACGAACCCGCGTAATAGCGAAGGCTCATTTGTCACATTGAAAGATGGGCGCATCCTATTTGTGTATTCCCATTATACCTCCGGGAATGGTGGCGATCATGATCCTGCGTATTTGGCCGGAAGATACTCATCCGATGGTGGACGTACCTGGTCTGCAACTGATGAAACTATAATCGAACAAGAAGGCGAAATGAATGTAATGTCTGTTTCATTATTACGATTGAAAAACAACCAGATTGCCCTGTTTTATCTAAAGAAAAATTCCACGGAAGATTGTATTCCGTTGGTTCGTTTCTCTGATGACGAAGCTAAGACTTGGTCTGAACCTGTGACCTGTATTACCGATAAGAAGGGATACTTTGTCCTCAATAATGATCGGGTGATTCAGTTAGGTAGCGGTCGTCTACTCATGGCAGTAGCCTTACATCAGCAACCTGGTGTCAAATGGTCAGATAGAGCACAGTTGTATAGTTATTATTCTGATGACAATGGGAAGACTTGGATGGCGGGTGCAGAAGTCCCTAGTCCTGAGGACATCGTTACTCAAGAGCCGGGGGTTGTTGAATTAAAAGACGGGAAGATCATGATGTTTATTAGGGCTTCGGGGGGTGCTCAATTGGTTTCGTATTCTGATGATAAAGGCAAATCTTGGTCAAGAGCCGTGCCTTACAATCTTCAGTCGCCGTTGTCGCCAGCGAGTATAGAGCGCATACCTTCCACTGGAGACCTCTTTGCAGTCTGGAATAACAATGATGGCACGAATCCAGAAATAAAGGACGAACGCACCCCGTTGACCATTGCAGTCTCCAAGGATGATGGAAAGACATGGCAACACATTAAAAATTTGGAAACGGATCCGGACGGATGGTATTGTTATATGGCTATTCATTTTGACAAAGAAAATGTATTATTGGCTTATTGTGCTGGTAGTCAAATGCAGAAAACCCACCTTGCTGTGACGGATGTTGCACTGATTGACTTAGCTACTGTCTATAAAGATTGA
- a CDS encoding SGNH/GDSL hydrolase family protein, producing MMDRRFFIRQSLFLISAFQALYATAFQNTQQFDLTSLLKRAEPIKWVFTGDSITQGAKHTHGMRSYPEIFSERIRWELGRSRDLIINSAVSGNTSVDLLRDLDWRVLQFKPEVAFIMLGTNDAASQKAITTTDYGDNLTRIINLIRENGAIPVLISPPTIIVEKAPERARLTEYVTVLRKISTQKVVPLVDCYAIWSNELTDEYRGQLNARLMNDPLHPNGYGHQEIARSLFKAIHILDSNAPTCGAAYYEGEH from the coding sequence ATGATGGACCGTCGTTTTTTTATCCGCCAATCACTTTTCTTAATCAGTGCATTTCAAGCATTGTATGCCACAGCTTTTCAAAATACTCAGCAGTTCGATTTGACAAGTTTGCTCAAACGAGCCGAACCCATAAAATGGGTCTTCACTGGAGACAGTATTACGCAAGGGGCTAAGCATACGCATGGCATGAGATCGTATCCTGAAATCTTTTCTGAACGTATACGCTGGGAGCTAGGCCGGAGTCGAGATTTGATTATCAATTCTGCAGTGTCAGGGAATACCAGTGTCGACCTTCTAAGAGACCTAGATTGGCGTGTGCTACAGTTTAAACCAGAGGTAGCCTTTATCATGCTAGGTACTAATGATGCTGCTTCGCAGAAAGCTATAACAACTACAGATTATGGGGATAACCTGACACGTATTATTAATTTGATTCGAGAAAATGGAGCAATACCGGTGTTAATTTCTCCTCCAACTATTATTGTGGAGAAGGCGCCAGAACGGGCCAGATTGACAGAATACGTGACTGTTTTGCGAAAAATATCCACACAAAAAGTGGTGCCATTAGTCGACTGTTACGCAATTTGGTCCAATGAGTTGACTGATGAATATAGAGGACAATTAAATGCTCGCCTAATGAACGATCCTTTACATCCAAATGGTTACGGGCACCAAGAGATCGCCAGGTCCTTGTTTAAGGCAATACATATTCTAGATTCTAACGCACCTACTTGTGGTGCAGCATATTATGAAGGAGAACATTGA
- a CDS encoding succinylglutamate desuccinylase/aspartoacylase family protein, whose amino-acid sequence MKENIDMQIREIDSGKIGPTVLVLAGVHGDEYEPMLTVKKLFDELKGHIVAGKLWVVDVVNTTAYQSAQRLGIDGLDLARSCPGNNEGSTTLQQAAAVSLRIRDCDYLIDLHTGGQLFDIFPLVGYMLHPDSQILQEQRDMAAAFGLPLVWGTDPLPDGRTLSIARDAHVPAIYVEYGGPGPVREKIIQSYYEGCVRVLHHLGMLLGHLSYAAAPRYFVEDAAPHSGHLQGKMLSPRAGIFTPKVKSGDCVTVGQVWGTVYDPIQHFEMQILADRNGLVLFVRCVPKVGLGESLGGILTIETKNGK is encoded by the coding sequence ATGAAGGAGAACATTGACATGCAGATAAGGGAAATTGACAGCGGTAAGATCGGCCCGACGGTATTGGTATTAGCGGGGGTACATGGCGACGAATATGAACCGATGTTGACTGTGAAAAAACTTTTTGACGAGTTGAAAGGGCATATCGTAGCCGGTAAATTGTGGGTCGTAGATGTCGTAAATACCACCGCATACCAATCTGCTCAACGGTTAGGTATAGATGGTCTAGACTTGGCTAGGAGTTGTCCCGGAAATAACGAAGGGTCGACAACGCTGCAGCAAGCAGCAGCAGTCTCTCTCCGTATTAGAGATTGCGACTACCTCATTGATTTGCATACCGGAGGACAGTTGTTCGATATTTTTCCTCTAGTAGGCTATATGCTTCATCCAGATAGTCAAATACTACAAGAGCAACGCGATATGGCTGCAGCATTCGGCCTACCTTTGGTTTGGGGGACAGACCCTCTACCCGACGGACGTACACTTTCAATTGCGAGAGATGCCCATGTTCCAGCGATATATGTAGAGTATGGAGGGCCTGGGCCCGTTCGAGAGAAAATCATTCAATCATATTACGAAGGGTGTGTCCGGGTATTGCATCATTTAGGAATGTTACTCGGTCATCTATCGTATGCTGCTGCCCCTCGCTATTTTGTAGAAGACGCTGCCCCACATAGTGGACATCTCCAAGGGAAAATGTTGTCTCCGCGAGCTGGGATTTTTACGCCAAAAGTGAAATCGGGAGATTGTGTAACCGTTGGTCAGGTATGGGGTACAGTATATGACCCCATTCAACATTTCGAAATGCAAATCTTGGCTGATCGGAACGGATTGGTGCTATTTGTTCGATGCGTACCAAAGGTAGGCTTAGGCGAGTCGTTAGGTGGAATATTGACAATTGAAACTAAAAATGGAAAATAA
- a CDS encoding SDR family NAD(P)-dependent oxidoreductase, translating to MENKDNQRVALVTGAANGIGMAIAQKYTAEGYAVAWVDRNVAPIHNYLTFQSEAKARYLVLEGDLADMAFLQYVVQACMDRWGRIDVLVNNAAWRTSDTLTHTSLEDWNRTLAVNVTAPAFLSKFTALALISLQQHCVFINMSSIMADNVAGYASAYAVCKGAIESLTYELATLYGPHGFRALAIRPGSVDTTLSNDYVDPQGANISTDIRAEIEGRTPLGRSASSEEIANAVFWLTTPDAGFITGTTLTIDGGLVHNFNSYALKKRLKANEF from the coding sequence ATGGAAAATAAGGATAATCAGCGAGTAGCCCTTGTTACTGGGGCAGCGAACGGTATAGGAATGGCCATCGCTCAAAAATATACTGCCGAAGGCTATGCAGTAGCTTGGGTAGATAGGAACGTAGCGCCCATCCACAACTATCTGACCTTTCAAAGTGAAGCCAAAGCACGGTATTTGGTACTTGAGGGGGACCTAGCAGACATGGCTTTCTTGCAGTACGTCGTACAGGCGTGTATGGATAGGTGGGGACGTATAGACGTATTAGTGAATAATGCTGCCTGGCGAACTTCTGATACACTTACACATACTAGTTTAGAGGACTGGAATAGAACATTGGCAGTCAATGTTACGGCTCCGGCTTTCCTGTCCAAATTTACCGCACTAGCGCTCATATCACTTCAACAACATTGTGTGTTTATCAATATGTCCAGTATCATGGCTGATAACGTGGCCGGTTATGCCTCCGCATATGCTGTTTGTAAAGGAGCTATTGAAAGCTTGACATATGAGTTGGCGACCTTATATGGCCCTCATGGTTTCCGTGCACTCGCTATTAGACCTGGAAGCGTAGATACAACGCTAAGCAATGACTATGTAGATCCTCAAGGAGCCAATATAAGTACGGACATACGGGCTGAGATAGAAGGACGAACGCCGTTAGGACGATCGGCATCATCGGAGGAAATAGCCAATGCAGTTTTTTGGTTGACAACACCAGATGCTGGATTTATTACAGGTACTACGCTGACGATAGATGGCGGATTGGTTCACAATTTTAACTCATATGCGTTGAAAAAACGTCTTAAAGCGAATGAATTTTGA
- a CDS encoding pyridoxal-phosphate dependent enzyme, translated as MLPTISEGSQISLGEGNTPLLRARNIGRLLGLENLYFKLENLNPTGSYKDRFAAVAISNVLQMCKDTVLATSSGNTGAALAAYAAAAGLSCKIALVDGAPFGKLQQMGVYGAQLYMIKDFGLTDTRTYEVMDYLKKLAVNTNSSLEISAYRFSPVGMEGVQTIAFELAEELPGIKHVFVPAGGGGLFLSMQLGFSKWRLYNDENIQPKLYCVQPQGNDTIASVLSQERVGLEALSKSTTEISGLQVPSLLDAPAIVAESFFGSCSGALVQDTDVYDCQRLLAEKEGIFCEPAGAVALSGLKRALTRGEIKTQDPVVCLVTGNGAKDVKALDRLYSPSDCLYLENIDDTSLHFGKINAQ; from the coding sequence ATGCTCCCAACCATATCGGAAGGGAGTCAGATCTCATTAGGAGAAGGAAATACTCCTTTGTTACGAGCTCGAAATATCGGTCGTCTGTTGGGATTAGAAAATCTGTATTTCAAACTGGAAAATCTAAATCCGACGGGTTCGTACAAGGATCGGTTTGCGGCAGTTGCAATATCAAATGTGCTGCAAATGTGCAAAGATACTGTCTTGGCGACGTCCAGTGGAAATACTGGAGCAGCGCTGGCTGCCTATGCTGCTGCTGCTGGGTTGTCCTGCAAAATAGCATTGGTAGATGGTGCGCCTTTTGGCAAACTGCAGCAGATGGGGGTATACGGTGCACAGCTGTACATGATAAAGGATTTTGGCCTGACCGACACGCGTACCTATGAAGTAATGGACTATCTAAAAAAGCTAGCGGTAAACACAAACAGTAGCCTAGAGATTAGTGCTTACCGATTTTCTCCAGTCGGTATGGAGGGAGTGCAGACTATTGCTTTCGAACTTGCTGAAGAGCTTCCCGGCATCAAACATGTATTCGTACCAGCGGGCGGCGGCGGTTTGTTTTTGTCGATGCAGCTTGGATTTTCCAAGTGGAGATTATATAATGATGAAAACATTCAACCTAAGCTCTATTGTGTTCAGCCCCAGGGTAATGATACCATTGCTTCGGTTCTGTCGCAGGAGCGGGTAGGTCTTGAGGCGCTATCGAAGAGCACAACAGAGATTAGTGGATTGCAGGTACCCTCGCTATTAGATGCACCGGCTATTGTCGCGGAATCTTTTTTTGGAAGTTGTTCAGGAGCACTAGTGCAAGATACAGATGTCTACGATTGTCAACGTTTACTTGCCGAAAAAGAAGGTATTTTTTGTGAACCTGCAGGTGCTGTGGCATTATCCGGTTTGAAGAGGGCGCTGACCCGAGGTGAGATAAAGACTCAAGATCCAGTGGTCTGTTTGGTAACTGGTAATGGTGCCAAGGATGTGAAAGCCTTAGATAGATTGTATAGCCCGTCAGATTGCCTATATCTGGAAAATATAGACGATACTAGTTTACATTTTGGAAAAATAAACGCTCAATAA
- a CDS encoding RidA family protein, whose amino-acid sequence MEREIIHGVGIPDSHLPFSPGVRCGQFIFISGQASVDLSGNIIVDTFEGECRRSFDNLKSIVEAAGAQMKDVVQVRNYVGNQANLAVFNDIYREYFSTPYPARTTLIGCLGTLLKFEVDAVVLLP is encoded by the coding sequence ATGGAAAGAGAAATTATACACGGGGTTGGTATCCCCGATAGTCATTTACCGTTCTCGCCTGGAGTTAGGTGTGGACAGTTTATTTTTATTTCGGGACAGGCATCTGTAGACCTATCCGGTAATATCATCGTGGATACTTTCGAAGGCGAATGTCGCCGTTCCTTCGATAACCTAAAAAGCATAGTAGAGGCTGCCGGTGCACAAATGAAAGACGTAGTGCAGGTGCGCAATTATGTTGGAAATCAGGCCAATTTGGCAGTTTTCAATGATATTTACCGCGAATATTTCTCGACGCCTTATCCCGCTCGTACTACATTGATAGGATGTTTGGGAACATTGCTGAAGTTTGAAGTCGACGCAGTTGTATTGCTTCCTTAA
- a CDS encoding M81 family metallopeptidase, whose translation MAKRIAIVGIYHESNTFSKRSTSWEDFANGHLFYNEHIREEYATAFHEIGGFMEGMQGADIELIPVFFAEATPGGTIGQQTYERLRGSLMSALQRVPSVDAIYAVAHGAAVSEQIRDVDGDWLKAIRAWAGPQMPIVASLDPHANVSMDMVGATDVLVAYATNPHLDQRDTGLRVADILKRMLFDGLQLKQELLQIPASLSIEQQETAVEPCLSLYREVSDLLCDSEEIVSHSVILGFPYADVYEMGTSLILITQLHTDTFGLKLRLRALFEHYYDRFIGARLDIAEILTNHGQYPKPVLLLDMGDNVGGGALGNSSYLLDALEARGLTKACICIADPELVEYTKMFKQDEEFDLDLGKLNEHSRSQPYRVHCVERKAGFFMEEAPRHGGQVRYDMGPVVLLKTVIGNFILLTTLRVPPFSSKQLRVCDLALDELNWIVAKGVNAPIAAYRDICPIYFKVHTPGECNADATQFEYVFRRRPMIPFEKINKYE comes from the coding sequence ATGGCCAAACGCATAGCTATTGTTGGGATATACCACGAATCCAATACGTTCAGCAAACGTTCAACAAGTTGGGAAGATTTTGCAAACGGACATCTTTTTTACAATGAACATATACGGGAAGAGTACGCAACAGCTTTTCATGAGATTGGCGGGTTTATGGAGGGGATGCAAGGTGCGGATATTGAGTTGATTCCTGTTTTCTTTGCCGAAGCTACTCCTGGAGGGACCATCGGACAGCAAACTTATGAACGGTTGCGAGGTTCGTTGATGAGTGCGCTTCAACGGGTTCCATCAGTAGACGCTATCTATGCTGTAGCTCACGGTGCAGCCGTGAGCGAGCAAATACGAGATGTGGATGGCGATTGGTTGAAAGCTATCAGAGCATGGGCCGGACCACAAATGCCTATTGTTGCGAGTTTGGACCCCCATGCAAATGTCAGTATGGATATGGTAGGGGCCACAGATGTACTAGTTGCCTATGCTACGAACCCGCATCTTGACCAACGAGATACAGGACTTCGAGTGGCTGATATCCTCAAACGGATGCTTTTTGATGGACTTCAGCTTAAACAAGAATTGTTACAAATACCAGCTTCATTGAGCATAGAACAACAAGAGACCGCCGTTGAACCATGTCTCTCGCTATACCGCGAGGTGAGTGACCTTCTGTGTGATTCAGAAGAAATCGTGAGCCATAGCGTTATCCTTGGGTTTCCATATGCTGATGTATATGAGATGGGAACATCCTTGATATTAATTACGCAACTACATACTGATACTTTTGGACTTAAGCTTCGCCTGCGTGCCCTATTCGAGCATTATTATGATAGATTTATAGGGGCTCGTCTGGATATCGCCGAAATCTTGACAAATCATGGTCAATATCCTAAACCTGTCCTTTTGTTGGATATGGGCGATAACGTTGGTGGAGGCGCTTTAGGTAATAGCAGTTATTTGCTGGACGCATTAGAGGCGAGAGGTTTAACGAAGGCCTGTATCTGTATCGCTGACCCGGAGTTAGTGGAATACACCAAGATGTTCAAGCAGGATGAGGAATTCGATTTAGATCTTGGAAAATTGAATGAACACAGCCGTTCTCAACCCTATAGGGTTCATTGCGTTGAACGTAAAGCAGGTTTTTTTATGGAAGAAGCGCCACGACACGGTGGTCAGGTACGATATGACATGGGGCCAGTGGTCTTACTGAAGACTGTTATCGGAAACTTTATTTTGCTCACTACCTTACGTGTTCCACCTTTCAGTAGTAAACAGTTACGGGTATGCGATCTTGCGCTTGATGAATTGAACTGGATTGTAGCTAAAGGTGTGAATGCTCCTATTGCTGCTTATCGGGATATCTGTCCTATTTATTTCAAGGTACATACACCGGGAGAGTGCAATGCTGATGCTACCCAGTTTGAATATGTATTTCGTCGTAGACCAATGATACCATTTGAAAAAATCAACAAGTATGAGTGA
- a CDS encoding SMP-30/gluconolactonase/LRE family protein: MSDWPDLNMYSSDIMLTTDFYTEGPVIGKQGEIYVTNILGGQILRIDDRYTMDEWAVCKSPNGQFMSTGGDHFVCNTLDGTIEHYDSKGNFVKTWFKGKLDDHLVKATNDLWVKSDGSIFFTDSVRINGAIGYITPQGEAQLIKNGLDYPNGIVYDTLRNFLYVAESYQNRILKVDVSRTGAPVEVLVDLPIHPSRRMVDNLPDGLAMDGNSHLLIAHYGMGLLHRYDLASRTLRSFHTQIPLTSNVAIGDGCIVITGGMQEPGPGKIRILKR, encoded by the coding sequence ATGAGTGATTGGCCTGATTTAAATATGTATAGCAGTGATATCATGTTGACTACTGATTTTTATACAGAAGGCCCAGTAATAGGCAAACAGGGAGAAATCTATGTGACCAATATTTTAGGTGGACAGATACTACGTATAGACGACAGGTATACCATGGATGAGTGGGCTGTTTGTAAGAGTCCGAATGGTCAATTTATGTCGACGGGGGGCGATCATTTCGTGTGCAATACACTTGATGGGACGATTGAGCACTATGATTCAAAGGGTAATTTCGTGAAAACTTGGTTTAAAGGTAAATTGGACGACCATCTGGTGAAAGCGACAAATGACCTTTGGGTTAAGTCAGATGGTAGTATTTTTTTTACAGATTCGGTGCGTATTAATGGAGCGATAGGCTATATAACTCCTCAAGGGGAAGCCCAACTCATAAAAAACGGACTAGACTACCCAAATGGTATAGTCTACGATACCTTAAGGAATTTCTTGTACGTCGCCGAAAGCTATCAAAATAGAATATTAAAGGTTGATGTCAGCCGGACAGGAGCACCTGTTGAAGTGTTGGTGGATTTGCCAATCCACCCGTCTCGAAGAATGGTCGACAATCTACCCGATGGCCTAGCGATGGATGGCAACAGCCATCTGTTGATTGCCCATTACGGAATGGGGCTATTGCATAGATATGATTTAGCGTCTAGAACGTTGAGATCCTTCCATACGCAGATTCCCTTGACAAGCAACGTAGCCATTGGCGATGGTTGTATCGTCATCACTGGGGGAATGCAAGAACCCGGGCCGGGCAAAATAAGGATTTTAAAAAGATAA
- a CDS encoding aldo/keto reductase translates to MKQTTIGSYTISQLTLGTVALGIPYGVFEHQLQPSFKDALGLLDCAKGLGIHCFDTAREYGDAEMVLGRFQQEAASLSTVVSKFKLSKEALSDVQKAMQEARASIADSLQALEMQKLPICLFHMSSEFDVNQVKAIIPQVMKGLIAEGKIAYAGISVDHPLEIDCFLEETVFQVFQIPLNVLDQRLLQSPIWKKVIKTNKIVFARSVFLKGLLLQNIQQLTGNLKEAEPYLIQLETLAREADMSVKQFCISYIRDLKGVSSLIFGAETKKQVVENAELLSGPSIPVGLRKKAEEYFNQLPEYILTPRLWKI, encoded by the coding sequence ATGAAACAAACTACTATAGGATCTTATACTATTTCCCAGTTGACCTTGGGTACCGTGGCCTTAGGTATACCATATGGTGTTTTTGAACACCAGCTTCAGCCATCATTTAAGGATGCATTAGGTTTGTTGGACTGTGCTAAAGGGCTGGGTATCCATTGTTTCGACACTGCGCGTGAATATGGAGATGCCGAAATGGTATTGGGAAGATTTCAGCAAGAGGCGGCGTCTTTAAGCACTGTTGTCAGTAAATTTAAATTGTCGAAGGAAGCATTGTCAGATGTGCAAAAGGCTATGCAAGAAGCCCGCGCCAGTATCGCAGATAGTTTGCAAGCATTAGAAATGCAGAAGTTGCCGATATGTTTGTTTCACATGTCGTCTGAGTTTGACGTTAATCAGGTGAAGGCGATTATTCCACAAGTAATGAAAGGATTGATAGCGGAAGGAAAGATCGCCTATGCCGGTATTTCGGTAGACCACCCTCTAGAGATTGATTGTTTTCTGGAGGAGACTGTGTTTCAGGTTTTTCAGATTCCATTGAACGTTTTAGATCAGCGTCTACTACAGTCTCCAATTTGGAAAAAGGTTATTAAAACCAATAAAATAGTGTTTGCTAGGAGTGTATTTTTAAAGGGATTGCTGCTTCAGAATATCCAACAATTGACCGGCAACCTGAAAGAGGCGGAACCATACCTTATCCAGCTTGAAACCCTGGCTCGCGAAGCCGATATGTCGGTCAAGCAGTTTTGCATTTCCTATATACGCGATTTGAAAGGGGTATCCAGTCTAATCTTTGGTGCGGAGACAAAAAAACAAGTCGTTGAAAATGCAGAACTACTTAGCGGACCTTCTATTCCCGTAGGTCTCCGAAAAAAGGCCGAAGAATATTTTAACCAATTACCTGAATATATACTAACCCCAAGACTATGGAAAATTTAA
- a CDS encoding SDR family NAD(P)-dependent oxidoreductase has translation MENLTLDLFSLKGQVVLITGGTGLFGKPMSRALAESGAIVVIASRDFKACQQYAESLVAEGWQACAYPLDLLDESSIASLVDQLLGQFGRIDVLINNAVSREGFKTLSEITKEEWEGAQRINSTGMMLLTQRVLRDMVTRQRGNIINIGSIQSVVGPHFPVYGDTGLTSPINYTYDKWGMVGFTKWIANYYGQFGIRCNCLSPGGYGPGIETNIGENAFTANYKKLTPLQRFANDADIKGPVVFLASPASAYMTGHNLVVDGGWTSW, from the coding sequence ATGGAAAATTTAACCTTAGACCTATTTTCATTGAAGGGGCAAGTCGTGTTGATTACTGGAGGAACCGGTCTATTTGGTAAGCCCATGTCACGTGCACTGGCCGAATCTGGAGCTATTGTGGTTATAGCTTCGCGCGATTTTAAAGCTTGCCAACAGTATGCCGAGAGTCTGGTCGCCGAAGGGTGGCAGGCATGTGCCTATCCTTTGGATTTATTAGATGAGTCAAGTATAGCAAGTCTTGTGGATCAACTACTAGGTCAGTTTGGACGTATAGATGTCCTCATCAATAATGCCGTTTCTCGAGAAGGGTTTAAAACCTTGTCAGAGATTACCAAAGAAGAGTGGGAAGGAGCACAGCGAATAAATTCTACCGGCATGATGCTCTTGACACAGCGAGTATTGCGAGACATGGTGACCCGTCAGCGTGGGAATATTATCAACATAGGGTCTATACAATCGGTGGTAGGGCCTCATTTTCCTGTATATGGAGATACAGGCCTCACCAGCCCGATAAATTATACCTACGATAAATGGGGTATGGTAGGGTTTACCAAATGGATTGCCAACTATTATGGTCAATTTGGCATACGGTGCAATTGTCTAAGTCCAGGAGGCTACGGGCCAGGTATTGAAACCAATATTGGCGAAAATGCCTTTACTGCCAATTACAAAAAACTTACTCCTCTGCAGCGCTTTGCCAATGACGCCGATATCAAAGGACCTGTCGTATTCTTGGCATCTCCAGCATCGGCCTATATGACGGGACATAATTTAGTGGTAGATGGTGGATGGACCAGCTGGTAG